From the Rhinatrema bivittatum chromosome 7, aRhiBiv1.1, whole genome shotgun sequence genome, one window contains:
- the CNEP1R1 gene encoding nuclear envelope phosphatase-regulatory subunit 1 isoform X1 translates to MNSLEQAEDLKAFERRLTEYISCLQPATGRWRMILIVVSVCTATGAWNWLIDPETQKVSFFTSLWNHPFFTISCITLIGLFFAGIHKRVVAPSIIAARCRTVLAEYNMSCDDVSIRRSTLSTSTERTQLLVFGTGKLILKPRPHVQ, encoded by the exons ATGAACTCGCTGGAACAAGCCGAag ATCTTAAAGCATTTGAGAGAAGACTTACTGAATACATTTCATGTTTACAGCCTGCTACTGGACGCTGGAGAA TGATTCTTATCGTTGTATCAGTCTGTACAGCTACAGGTGCTTGGAATTGGCTGATAGATCCTGAAACTCAAAAA GTGTCCTTTTTTACATCTCTGTGGAATCATCCTTTTTTCACCATTAGTTGCATCACTCTAATAGGTTTGTTCTTTGCTGGAATACACAAAAGAGTGGTTGCACCGTCCAT AATAGCGGCACGATGTCGAACCGTCTTGGCGGAATATAACATGTCGTGTGATGACGTGAGTATTAGGCGTTCTACTCTGTCTACAAGCACAGAACGTACACAGCTGCTTGTATTTGGG ACTGGAAAACTAATTTTGAAACCAAGGCCCCATGTCCAGTAG
- the CNEP1R1 gene encoding nuclear envelope phosphatase-regulatory subunit 1 isoform X2 translates to MNSLEQAEDLKAFERRLTEYISCLQPATGRWRMILIVVSVCTATGAWNWLIDPETQKVSFFTSLWNHPFFTISCITLIGLFFAGIHKRVVAPSIIAARCRTVLAEYNMSCDDTGKLILKPRPHVQ, encoded by the exons ATGAACTCGCTGGAACAAGCCGAag ATCTTAAAGCATTTGAGAGAAGACTTACTGAATACATTTCATGTTTACAGCCTGCTACTGGACGCTGGAGAA TGATTCTTATCGTTGTATCAGTCTGTACAGCTACAGGTGCTTGGAATTGGCTGATAGATCCTGAAACTCAAAAA GTGTCCTTTTTTACATCTCTGTGGAATCATCCTTTTTTCACCATTAGTTGCATCACTCTAATAGGTTTGTTCTTTGCTGGAATACACAAAAGAGTGGTTGCACCGTCCAT AATAGCGGCACGATGTCGAACCGTCTTGGCGGAATATAACATGTCGTGTGATGAC ACTGGAAAACTAATTTTGAAACCAAGGCCCCATGTCCAGTAG